From Chloroflexota bacterium, the proteins below share one genomic window:
- the xseB gene encoding exodeoxyribonuclease VII small subunit, whose translation MEEKEKLTFEEAFSQLEEAVRRLEEGGLTLEESLALYERGMELAALCAERLDQAELRVRQLMPAPDGELTAEPFEGWQDS comes from the coding sequence ATGGAAGAGAAGGAAAAGTTGACCTTTGAGGAGGCGTTCTCGCAACTGGAGGAGGCGGTGCGGCGTCTGGAGGAGGGCGGCCTCACTCTGGAGGAATCGCTGGCGTTGTACGAGCGGGGAATGGAGCTGGCCGCGCTGTGCGCGGAGCGGCTGGATCAGGCGGAGCTGCGCGTGCGTCAACTCATGCCCGCGCCCGACGGCGAGCTGACCGCTGAGCCTTTCGAGGGGTGGCAGGACTCGTGA
- a CDS encoding diacylglycerol kinase family lipid kinase, with protein sequence MQAILIHNPSAGSGRSADEIDLVVGMLHRRGWIVQVRETQHSGDAAQLAREGVEAGCELALVAGGDGTISSAIQGLAGSHTALGVLPAGTGNVLARQLGMPVPRPLHPSVLREAMELILAGQPHLVDLGLLTNEATGEQGRYFLCWAGIGIDAAITQEVELFPQLKRRLGFGAFALSALHVLRHYAGTRAELIVDGKRVPPRRMVLAVASNMELYAGFLHISPDAHLDDGLLDFSCFHGDRWFDTIYHGLIIFLRRHVRDPRVSIYRAHTIEVDTARPLPVHVDAEPFGTTPVHIRVVPRALRLIIPPTAPAHILSRTAAQEQEPVHA encoded by the coding sequence ATGCAAGCGATATTGATTCACAACCCCAGCGCTGGCTCAGGCCGGTCGGCTGATGAAATCGATCTGGTGGTGGGCATGTTGCACCGGCGCGGCTGGATCGTGCAGGTCCGGGAGACGCAGCATTCCGGTGACGCGGCCCAACTGGCGCGCGAGGGGGTAGAGGCGGGCTGTGAGCTGGCGCTGGTGGCCGGCGGAGATGGCACGATCAGTTCCGCTATCCAGGGGCTGGCGGGCTCGCATACCGCGCTGGGCGTGCTCCCGGCCGGGACCGGGAACGTGTTGGCCCGGCAGTTGGGGATGCCGGTGCCCCGCCCGTTGCACCCCTCCGTCCTGCGTGAGGCCATGGAGCTTATCCTGGCGGGGCAGCCGCATCTGGTGGACCTGGGGCTGTTGACCAACGAGGCCACGGGGGAGCAGGGCCGCTATTTCCTCTGCTGGGCGGGCATCGGCATCGACGCCGCGATCACCCAGGAGGTGGAGCTGTTCCCCCAACTGAAGCGACGGCTGGGGTTCGGCGCGTTCGCCCTGTCGGCGTTGCACGTGTTGCGCCATTACGCGGGCACGAGAGCAGAGCTCATCGTCGATGGGAAAAGGGTGCCACCTCGCCGAATGGTGCTGGCCGTCGCCAGCAATATGGAGCTGTACGCCGGGTTCCTGCACATCTCGCCGGACGCGCACCTGGACGATGGCCTGCTCGATTTCAGTTGTTTTCACGGGGATCGCTGGTTCGACACGATCTACCATGGGCTGATCATCTTCCTGCGTCGCCACGTGCGAGACCCGCGGGTCAGCATCTATCGGGCGCACACGATCGAGGTCGATACGGCTCGGCCGTTGCCCGTCCATGTGGATGCCGAACCGTTCGGCACGACGCCGGTGCATATCCGGGTCGTCCCCCGTGCTTTGCGATTGATCATTCCGCCCACGGCACCGGCTCATATCTTGTCCCGGACTGCGGCGCAAGAGCAGGAGCCCGTGCACGCGTAG
- the xseA gene encoding exodeoxyribonuclease VII large subunit codes for MSLPVYTVSQLTGYIKGLFLQDDRLQDIWVEGEISNFSRAASGHCYFTLKDASASLSCVMWRQQAAQLPRDPRNGDAVLVHGYVSVYEQRGVYQLYVDLLQSAGLGRLYLELEALKARLAAEGLFAEERKRPIPPWPQRIGVVTSADAAALRDILRTLAARYPLAEVILSSTLVQGEEAPAQIVEALARVHRWSREREPVDVIILARGGGSLEELWAFNDERVVRAIVASPIPVISGVGHETDFTLADFAADRRAPTPTGAAAMAVPDAQELARQVRALRDRLVVLVNGRLLESRERIERLERSLRRASPLAVIADRRQRVDELARALQTQFLHGLELRRARVEGMRARLEGLSPVGVLQRGYAIVRQVDSGRIVRSVREAVPGLGLRVRVADGEFGAHVDSDGG; via the coding sequence ATGTCATTACCCGTCTATACCGTCTCCCAACTTACGGGCTATATCAAGGGCCTGTTCCTCCAGGATGATCGGCTGCAGGACATCTGGGTGGAAGGGGAGATCAGCAATTTCTCCCGTGCGGCCTCCGGGCATTGCTACTTCACCCTGAAGGATGCCTCCGCCTCGCTGAGCTGCGTCATGTGGCGGCAGCAGGCCGCCCAGCTTCCCCGAGACCCGCGCAATGGCGATGCCGTGCTGGTCCATGGGTATGTGTCCGTTTACGAGCAGAGGGGCGTCTACCAGCTTTACGTGGACCTGTTGCAATCGGCGGGGCTGGGCCGGCTGTACCTGGAGCTCGAGGCTTTGAAGGCCCGTCTGGCGGCCGAAGGGCTCTTCGCGGAGGAGCGAAAGCGCCCGATCCCCCCGTGGCCCCAGCGGATTGGAGTGGTCACCTCGGCGGACGCGGCCGCCCTGCGCGATATCCTGCGCACGCTGGCTGCCCGTTATCCGCTGGCGGAGGTGATCCTGTCCAGCACGCTGGTGCAGGGGGAGGAGGCACCCGCGCAGATCGTGGAGGCTTTGGCCAGGGTCCACCGCTGGTCGCGGGAGCGAGAGCCCGTCGACGTGATCATCCTGGCGCGCGGCGGCGGAAGCCTGGAGGAGCTGTGGGCGTTCAACGATGAGCGGGTGGTGCGGGCCATCGTGGCCTCTCCCATCCCGGTGATCAGCGGTGTAGGACACGAGACGGACTTCACGCTGGCGGATTTCGCGGCCGATCGACGGGCGCCGACGCCCACCGGCGCGGCCGCCATGGCCGTGCCGGATGCTCAGGAGCTGGCGCGGCAGGTCCGGGCGCTGCGCGATCGGCTTGTCGTCCTGGTGAATGGCCGGTTGCTCGAGAGCCGAGAGCGGATCGAGCGGTTGGAGCGCTCCCTGCGGCGGGCCTCTCCGTTGGCCGTGATCGCCGATCGACGGCAGCGGGTGGATGAGCTCGCTCGCGCGCTGCAGACGCAGTTCCTGCATGGGTTGGAGCTGCGCCGGGCGCGGGTCGAGGGGATGCGCGCCCGATTGGAGGGGCTCAGCCCCGTGGGCGTGCTCCAACGGGGATACGCCATCGTGCGCCAGGTGGATTCGGGACGGATCGTGCGCTCCGTTCGGGAGGCGGTCCCTGGCCTGGGGTTGCGCGTGCGCGTGGCGGATGGCGAGTTCGGCGCCCACGTGGACTCGGATGGAGGGTGA
- a CDS encoding anhydro-N-acetylmuramic acid kinase, whose product MIVVGLMSGTSADGIDAAVVNIEGAPPRLQVRLLAFRTTPWPPDMRQRILEACQPGRAGADELCRLHFDLGEGFARAALEAIADAGLPPDQVDLIGSHGQTIWHDVDEQGHVRGTLQLGEGAVIAERTGVTTIHNFRARDVAAGGQGAPLVAYVDWLLLRHPSRVRAVQNIGGIANVTFLPPDDDPGGVIAFDTGPGNMLIDAAAARATRGRQTFDRDGDLARRGRVDQALLEEWLAHPYFRQPPPKSTGRELFGADFFESAWAAARARGLAPADIVATLTAFTARSIADAYHRFLPRPVEEVIVGGGGARNPVLMEMLREELAPARVMTHEDIGIDSDAKEAIAFAVLAYETWHGRPGNLPAVTGAQRPVVLGQITPAGRRGNARRG is encoded by the coding sequence ATGATCGTCGTGGGGTTGATGTCCGGCACGTCGGCCGACGGGATCGACGCGGCCGTGGTGAACATTGAGGGAGCGCCGCCACGATTGCAGGTGCGTCTGTTGGCCTTCCGCACGACGCCATGGCCGCCCGATATGCGCCAACGCATCCTGGAGGCATGCCAGCCCGGCCGGGCCGGCGCCGATGAGCTGTGCCGACTGCACTTCGATCTGGGAGAGGGGTTCGCCCGGGCGGCGCTGGAGGCCATCGCGGACGCCGGGCTCCCGCCGGATCAGGTGGACCTGATCGGCTCCCACGGCCAGACGATATGGCACGATGTCGACGAGCAGGGACACGTGCGAGGAACGCTCCAATTGGGCGAAGGGGCAGTGATTGCCGAGCGGACCGGGGTGACCACGATCCATAACTTTCGCGCTCGCGACGTGGCGGCGGGAGGCCAGGGGGCGCCGCTGGTCGCCTACGTGGACTGGCTGCTGTTACGCCATCCCTCTCGAGTCCGGGCCGTGCAGAACATCGGCGGGATCGCCAACGTCACCTTCCTGCCGCCGGATGACGACCCCGGCGGGGTGATCGCGTTCGACACCGGCCCCGGCAACATGCTGATCGATGCAGCGGCCGCACGGGCGACGCGCGGCCGACAGACTTTCGATCGCGATGGGGATCTGGCCCGCCGCGGCCGGGTAGATCAGGCGCTGCTGGAGGAGTGGCTGGCGCATCCCTACTTCCGACAGCCGCCGCCGAAGTCCACCGGACGGGAGCTGTTCGGGGCGGACTTCTTCGAGTCCGCGTGGGCCGCGGCGCGTGCGCGCGGCCTGGCGCCGGCCGACATCGTGGCGACGCTCACAGCGTTCACGGCACGGAGCATCGCCGATGCCTACCACCGCTTCCTCCCCCGGCCTGTGGAAGAGGTCATCGTGGGAGGAGGAGGCGCTCGCAATCCCGTGCTGATGGAGATGCTACGAGAGGAGCTGGCCCCCGCGCGCGTGATGACCCATGAGGATATAGGGATCGACTCCGACGCCAAGGAGGCCATCGCCTTCGCCGTGTTGGCATACGAGACCTGGCACGGGCGCCCCGGCAACCTGCCCGCCGTCACAGGAGCCCAGCGGCCGGTCGTGTTGGGGCAGATCACGCCAGCGGGCCGAAGAGGGAACGCCCGACGGGGATAA
- a CDS encoding ATPase, with protein sequence MGRRVVIGVDGGGTKTEAVVMDEAHQVLGRGRGPSSNYHAVGQEAAATALREAITGALDQADATYRDVVCLALCMAGVGRPEDRALIERMMRAIYPFPRLVIHNDAAGALAAGTGRLLGVVVIAGTGTIAYGVDRDGRSARAAGWGALLADYGGGFWIGMEALHAVVCAADGRGPATALTEHVLSRLGLKTPEDLIPWTYDQPFTWHRFAALAPVVAEVARLGDDVARDILRRAGQHLADSALAVIRRLRLQDQRFDLVLSGSVWRAGDLIQSPMRAAVLAVAPFAHFIIPTRTPAEGAALLAWEESNRA encoded by the coding sequence ATGGGACGACGGGTCGTCATAGGCGTGGACGGCGGCGGGACGAAAACGGAAGCCGTGGTCATGGACGAAGCGCACCAAGTGCTCGGCCGTGGTCGTGGCCCCTCCTCCAACTATCACGCCGTGGGGCAGGAGGCGGCCGCGACCGCCCTGCGCGAGGCGATCACGGGAGCGCTGGATCAGGCGGACGCCACATACCGGGACGTGGTCTGTCTGGCCCTGTGCATGGCCGGTGTGGGCCGGCCCGAGGATCGGGCTTTGATCGAAAGGATGATGCGAGCCATCTACCCGTTCCCCCGCCTGGTCATTCACAACGACGCCGCCGGAGCGCTGGCGGCGGGGACGGGTCGACTATTGGGCGTCGTGGTCATCGCGGGCACCGGCACCATCGCATATGGCGTGGATCGCGATGGGCGTTCCGCCCGGGCGGCCGGATGGGGCGCGCTCCTGGCCGACTACGGCGGCGGCTTCTGGATCGGGATGGAGGCGCTGCACGCCGTCGTGTGTGCGGCGGACGGACGCGGCCCGGCCACGGCCCTGACGGAGCATGTGCTCTCTCGCCTGGGCCTGAAGACACCCGAGGATCTGATCCCGTGGACGTACGATCAGCCTTTTACCTGGCATCGCTTCGCCGCGCTGGCCCCGGTCGTCGCGGAGGTAGCCCGCCTGGGCGACGACGTGGCCCGGGATATCCTGCGGCGGGCGGGGCAACATCTGGCCGACTCGGCGCTGGCGGTCATCCGGCGATTGCGGCTGCAGGATCAGCGATTCGACCTGGTCCTGTCCGGATCGGTGTGGCGGGCTGGCGATCTGATCCAGTCGCCCATGCGTGCAGCAGTGCTCGCCGTAGCCCCATTCGCCCACTTCATCATCCCGACGCGAACCCCGGCGGAGGGGGCCGCGCTGTTAGCCTGGGAGGAATCGAACCGTGCATGA
- a CDS encoding divergent PAP2 family protein yields MVAKSGVWQNSALWLPLASGALVQLIKFLVFWVRKRRIDFRIFVQAGGMPSSHSAMVTALATVVGVRDGTDSTIFALTCIMAAIVMYDAAGVRRAAGRQARVLNHILEDLYQGRPVAEERLRELLGHTPIEVIVGALLGFIFTWGWLRWM; encoded by the coding sequence TTGGTGGCGAAGTCGGGCGTGTGGCAGAATTCCGCCCTCTGGTTGCCCCTGGCCTCCGGTGCACTGGTTCAGCTCATCAAGTTCCTGGTCTTCTGGGTTCGCAAGCGTCGTATCGACTTTCGCATCTTCGTTCAGGCAGGAGGCATGCCCAGCTCCCACTCGGCCATGGTGACCGCTCTGGCGACGGTCGTGGGAGTGCGCGATGGGACGGACTCCACCATCTTCGCGTTGACGTGCATCATGGCCGCTATCGTCATGTACGATGCCGCGGGGGTGCGCCGCGCGGCGGGGCGTCAGGCTCGCGTGTTGAACCACATCCTGGAGGACCTGTATCAGGGGCGCCCCGTCGCGGAGGAGCGATTGCGTGAGCTGCTGGGGCACACCCCGATCGAGGTGATCGTGGGCGCCCTGCTGGGGTTCATATTCACGTGGGGATGGCTGCGATGGATGTAA
- a CDS encoding GNAT family N-acetyltransferase, which produces MISAKDRREVIPIEVLPMTLQDTPELARFIAQDPLWQRYGVSEEQALLSLEQALHRGEGLHVALVGDQIAGFVWFLTQGTFAHSGYIRLLGVLPEFRGREIGTRLMLTAEAVIRRQSSSVFLLTSDFNEAAQAFYRKLGYRQVGAIPDYVVPGITELIFYKRLVDER; this is translated from the coding sequence ATGATCTCTGCAAAGGATAGGCGAGAGGTGATCCCTATCGAAGTGCTCCCCATGACATTACAAGACACGCCCGAGCTGGCCCGGTTCATCGCCCAGGATCCGCTATGGCAGCGATACGGCGTCTCCGAGGAGCAAGCGCTCCTCTCCCTGGAGCAAGCACTGCATCGGGGAGAAGGTCTGCACGTGGCGTTGGTGGGAGACCAAATAGCCGGGTTCGTCTGGTTCCTGACGCAGGGAACCTTCGCCCATAGCGGATACATCCGACTCCTCGGCGTGCTCCCCGAGTTTCGGGGCCGGGAAATCGGCACACGCCTGATGCTCACCGCCGAGGCGGTCATTCGGCGGCAGTCGTCCTCGGTGTTCCTGCTGACCTCCGACTTCAACGAGGCCGCGCAGGCGTTCTACCGCAAGCTGGGATACCGACAGGTGGGCGCCATCCCGGACTACGTGGTCCCCGGGATCACCGAGCTGATCTTCTACAAGAGGCTGGTGGACGAGCGATGA
- a CDS encoding serine hydrolase, with protein sequence MSWAQVTRILEEGTGRVAPAIALHVRHRGQTAFEGAYGVLDPDQADLPTPPDALFDLASVTKLFTATAFLRLVEAGSARLDQPVCEIIPEFGGTRPIGGAEDPLSKQPTPPDPAYAGTEVDARQVTFRHLLTHTSGLAAWRSIYRAAGPVPPPPGHPMGRPTVEERIRRGIQAICAYPFAYPPGESLIYSDLGLILLGEAIARLTGRRLDHAMRMLVLDPLGMADAGFRPLDMPHRAEVSRCVPTEFCAWRRRRLRGEVHDENAAGLGGVAGHAGLFATAEQVARLGQLYLDEGRWQGMQLLASETVQEMTREQVRFGENVRGLGWMRRSPAGSSSGQRFGPNSFGHTGYTGTSLWVDPDRQLVVSLMTNRVYYGRDPQAITSFRPAMHDAIVQTIEGRSAR encoded by the coding sequence ATGAGCTGGGCACAGGTAACGCGCATCCTCGAGGAAGGCACCGGACGGGTCGCCCCGGCGATCGCGCTGCACGTTCGTCACCGGGGCCAAACGGCGTTCGAGGGGGCCTATGGCGTTCTAGATCCCGATCAGGCGGACCTGCCGACGCCGCCCGACGCGCTGTTCGACCTGGCATCGGTGACCAAGCTGTTCACGGCGACCGCCTTCTTGCGCCTGGTGGAGGCTGGCAGCGCCCGGCTGGATCAGCCGGTATGCGAGATCATCCCCGAGTTCGGTGGGACGCGCCCCATCGGCGGCGCGGAGGACCCGCTCTCCAAGCAACCCACGCCGCCCGATCCGGCGTACGCCGGGACAGAGGTGGACGCGCGCCAGGTTACGTTTCGCCACCTGCTGACGCACACCTCCGGCCTCGCCGCCTGGAGGAGCATCTACCGGGCAGCCGGGCCGGTCCCTCCCCCGCCCGGGCATCCCATGGGGCGTCCCACCGTCGAGGAGCGCATCCGCCGGGGGATCCAGGCGATCTGCGCTTATCCCTTCGCCTATCCCCCGGGCGAATCCCTGATCTACAGCGATCTGGGGCTGATCCTGTTGGGAGAGGCCATCGCTCGCCTGACCGGCCGGCGGCTGGATCACGCCATGCGGATGCTGGTCCTGGATCCACTGGGCATGGCGGATGCCGGCTTCCGGCCGCTGGACATGCCCCATCGCGCTGAGGTCTCGCGCTGCGTCCCCACCGAGTTCTGCGCCTGGCGACGACGGCGCCTGAGAGGCGAGGTACATGACGAGAACGCGGCCGGCCTGGGTGGCGTGGCCGGCCACGCCGGGCTGTTCGCCACAGCGGAACAGGTGGCGCGGCTGGGACAGCTCTACCTGGACGAGGGGCGCTGGCAAGGGATGCAACTCCTGGCGTCGGAGACGGTGCAGGAGATGACCCGGGAGCAGGTGCGTTTCGGGGAGAACGTCCGGGGCCTGGGCTGGATGCGACGATCGCCGGCCGGCTCATCCAGCGGACAACGCTTCGGCCCGAACAGCTTTGGGCACACCGGCTATACCGGTACGTCGCTATGGGTCGATCCGGACCGGCAGTTGGTGGTGAGCCTGATGACCAATCGGGTATACTACGGGCGCGATCCTCAGGCGATCACGAGCTTTCGCCCGGCCATGCACGACGCCATCGTCCAGACGATCGAGGGGAGGTCCGCCAGATGA
- a CDS encoding Cys-Gln thioester bond-forming surface protein has protein sequence MYRTSVWTRLAVVFAAVLLSLLITYPVAASAGDGTEKGDVQIGTPPLIGEGSISGGSIAIVTGTGDGVSVTHPQINGGNSVFAGTLVGTVDGNAASFYCIDVNHRLATNQNYTDDGPTPSKITYILNHYYPHVAYGTRGDELSTKGKEAAAVQVAIWHFSDGIDVTKTQPKEIRNRALAIVADANANAGTTTPVDTLEIQITGQDDTTVQFIVIARDHNGNGVAGVQINLSVTGGTLSASTATTGSNGATGTITVTRNSNGFQATITATANVIIPQGTRYIHVSAPNDKQKLVLATPTQGARVATSQVSWERDFGDAPTGYLPELGMTYHYPTLFSDDGARHFIVPGVYMGNSVDSESDGQPHGDAVGDDLNGANDEDGVTLPAALTPGQQNCIDVSVSVDGYLNAWFDFNGDGDWDDSGERVFFDQAVTAGTNNLCFPVPSGAASKRIYARFRFTQDNPNGALTYTGLWNNGEVEDYWVSGGIPTAVTLASLSASAQSPGAPGAMALVTIGLVLAGGVAGMRRRRQ, from the coding sequence ATGTATCGGACTTCCGTTTGGACGCGATTGGCAGTGGTTTTTGCCGCTGTTCTACTATCCCTGCTCATCACCTACCCGGTGGCTGCATCGGCAGGGGACGGGACGGAAAAGGGAGATGTGCAGATAGGGACCCCGCCGCTGATCGGCGAGGGATCCATTAGCGGTGGCTCCATCGCCATCGTCACGGGCACTGGCGACGGCGTCAGTGTCACCCACCCACAGATCAACGGTGGGAACAGCGTCTTCGCAGGCACGCTGGTGGGCACGGTCGATGGAAATGCAGCGTCGTTCTACTGCATCGACGTGAACCACCGCCTGGCCACGAACCAGAACTACACCGATGACGGGCCTACCCCGTCCAAGATCACATACATCCTGAACCATTACTACCCCCACGTGGCCTATGGGACCCGAGGGGACGAGCTGAGCACGAAGGGGAAGGAGGCGGCGGCGGTCCAGGTGGCCATCTGGCACTTCTCCGACGGGATCGACGTGACGAAGACGCAGCCGAAGGAGATCCGAAATCGGGCTCTGGCCATCGTGGCCGACGCGAACGCCAACGCCGGGACGACCACCCCTGTGGACACGCTGGAGATCCAGATCACCGGTCAGGACGACACGACGGTGCAGTTCATCGTGATCGCCCGCGACCATAACGGGAACGGCGTGGCGGGGGTACAGATCAACCTCTCCGTCACCGGCGGGACGCTGAGCGCAAGCACCGCCACGACGGGTAGCAATGGAGCGACCGGCACGATCACGGTTACCCGGAATAGCAACGGATTCCAGGCGACCATCACGGCGACGGCGAACGTCATCATCCCGCAGGGTACCCGGTACATCCATGTGTCGGCGCCCAATGACAAGCAGAAGCTGGTCCTGGCGACGCCGACCCAGGGGGCGCGTGTGGCGACCTCCCAGGTCAGCTGGGAGCGGGACTTCGGGGATGCCCCCACGGGATATCTGCCCGAGCTGGGCATGACCTACCACTATCCGACGCTGTTCAGCGACGATGGGGCCCGACACTTCATCGTGCCCGGAGTCTACATGGGGAACTCCGTGGACTCCGAATCGGACGGACAGCCTCATGGGGATGCCGTGGGGGATGACCTGAACGGGGCGAATGACGAGGACGGCGTGACCCTGCCGGCGGCGCTGACCCCGGGGCAGCAGAACTGCATCGACGTCTCCGTCTCCGTGGATGGATACCTGAACGCCTGGTTCGACTTCAACGGTGATGGGGATTGGGATGACAGCGGCGAGCGGGTCTTCTTCGATCAGGCCGTCACGGCCGGCACCAACAACCTGTGCTTCCCCGTCCCCAGCGGGGCGGCGAGCAAGCGGATCTACGCTCGCTTCCGGTTCACCCAGGACAACCCCAACGGGGCCCTGACCTACACAGGGCTGTGGAACAACGGCGAGGTCGAGGACTACTGGGTGAGCGGCGGCATACCGACGGCCGTGACGCTGGCTTCGCTTTCGGCCAGCGCCCAATCCCCGGGAGCGCCGGGGGCGATGGCGCTGGTGACGATAGGGCTCGTCCTGGCTGGCGGAGTGGCGGGAATGCGCCGACGACGCCAGTAG
- a CDS encoding DUF1343 domain-containing protein has protein sequence MPPQVLPGVDVLLSQQVDLLRGKRVALLTNPSGVTASLESTLEALHAHPDIRLTALFSPEHGLYAAAADAAFIPSGTDPLTGLPIHSLYGETRRPTPEMLEGLDAIVVDLQDVGVRFYTYLWTLTYVMEAAAEAGLPVVILDRPNPLGGQRVDGPILEPGFSSFVGRWPIPVQHGMTLGELARYFNSTRDMGVDLTVVPASGWRRGLRWHQIGLAWVPPSPGIPSLDAVWAYPGTCFLEGTNLSEGRGTALPFQIMGAPWIGEAGTPSAWDLASALNGLGLEGVRFRPIRFTPCSGKWADEACGGVQVHILDLDRCAPIRVGLHMIATVRAMYPQHFEWRGTSWEGRPPHFDLLAGNAWVREALEEGEQVETIVARWQSDVDAFMEARRPFLIYPD, from the coding sequence ATGCCGCCACAAGTATTGCCCGGCGTGGACGTTCTCCTGAGCCAACAGGTCGACCTGCTGCGTGGGAAGCGCGTCGCCCTGCTGACGAACCCCAGCGGCGTCACAGCAAGCCTGGAGAGCACGCTCGAGGCCCTTCACGCGCACCCAGACATTCGGCTGACGGCCCTGTTCAGCCCCGAACACGGGCTTTACGCCGCGGCCGCCGACGCCGCCTTCATCCCCTCCGGCACCGATCCCCTCACCGGATTGCCCATCCACAGCCTGTATGGGGAGACGCGACGCCCCACGCCTGAGATGCTGGAGGGGCTGGACGCCATCGTCGTTGACCTGCAGGACGTGGGCGTGCGATTCTACACGTATCTGTGGACGCTGACGTACGTCATGGAGGCCGCCGCAGAGGCGGGACTGCCCGTGGTGATCCTGGACCGTCCCAATCCATTGGGAGGCCAGCGCGTGGACGGCCCCATACTGGAGCCGGGATTTTCATCGTTCGTCGGCCGCTGGCCGATCCCCGTGCAGCACGGCATGACGCTGGGAGAGCTGGCCCGATACTTCAACAGCACCCGAGACATGGGGGTCGACCTGACCGTCGTGCCGGCCAGCGGCTGGCGTCGCGGCCTCCGCTGGCATCAGATCGGGCTGGCCTGGGTGCCCCCGTCGCCCGGGATCCCTTCCCTGGACGCGGTGTGGGCATATCCCGGCACCTGTTTCCTGGAGGGCACCAACCTGTCCGAGGGGCGCGGCACAGCCCTTCCCTTCCAGATCATGGGAGCACCGTGGATCGGCGAGGCCGGGACGCCCAGCGCATGGGACCTAGCCAGCGCGCTGAACGGGCTGGGGCTGGAGGGGGTGCGATTCCGCCCCATCCGCTTTACCCCATGCTCCGGCAAGTGGGCCGACGAAGCGTGCGGCGGCGTTCAGGTCCACATCCTCGACCTCGATCGCTGCGCTCCTATCCGGGTAGGGCTGCACATGATCGCCACCGTGCGAGCGATGTATCCACAACACTTCGAATGGCGAGGCACGAGCTGGGAGGGACGTCCACCACACTTCGACCTGCTGGCGGGCAACGCCTGGGTGCGAGAGGCGTTGGAAGAAGGCGAGCAAGTGGAAACGATCGTCGCCCGCTGGCAATCCGATGTGGACGCCTTCATGGAGGCCCGTCGCCCGTTCCTGATCTATCCGGACTGA
- a CDS encoding TerC family protein, producing MANIWIWIIFNLFVILMLALDLGIFHRKSKEIEVREALLWSAFWVALSLAFNVGIYFWQGPEKALEFLAGYLIEKSLSVDNIFVFLLIFSYFGVPPRYQHRVLFYGILGALVMRGIFIAAGVTLVEKFHWTIYVLGAFLVYTGIRMAIEKDKEIHPEKNPVIRAFQWILPVTPEYEGSKFFVKRAGKYLATPLFVVLLVVDTADVMFAVDSIPAILAVTLDPFIVYTSNVFAILGLRALYFALAGIMRLFHYLHYGLSLILVFIGVKMLIAEFYKVPIGVALGVIAAVLTASVVASLIWPQEKEETPTPSMHGRHTVVQVSSGQGE from the coding sequence ATGGCAAACATCTGGATATGGATCATCTTTAATCTCTTCGTCATCTTGATGCTGGCTTTGGATCTGGGCATCTTTCATCGAAAATCCAAGGAGATTGAGGTTCGGGAGGCGTTGTTGTGGAGCGCCTTCTGGGTCGCCTTGTCCCTGGCGTTTAACGTGGGAATCTATTTCTGGCAAGGCCCGGAGAAGGCTCTGGAGTTCCTCGCCGGGTACCTGATCGAGAAGTCCTTGAGCGTGGATAACATCTTCGTGTTTCTGCTCATCTTCTCCTATTTCGGCGTGCCCCCTCGCTATCAGCATCGAGTCCTCTTTTACGGGATCCTGGGGGCCCTGGTGATGCGTGGGATCTTCATCGCCGCCGGGGTCACCCTCGTCGAGAAATTCCACTGGACGATCTACGTGCTCGGGGCCTTCCTCGTGTATACCGGTATCCGCATGGCCATCGAGAAGGATAAGGAGATCCATCCGGAGAAGAACCCGGTGATCCGGGCGTTCCAGTGGATCCTGCCGGTCACGCCGGAGTATGAGGGGAGCAAGTTCTTCGTCAAGCGGGCGGGAAAATATCTCGCCACGCCGTTGTTCGTGGTTCTCCTTGTGGTGGATACCGCGGATGTGATGTTTGCTGTGGATTCCATTCCGGCCATCCTGGCCGTTACGTTAGATCCTTTCATCGTGTACACGTCCAACGTGTTCGCGATCCTGGGGTTGCGGGCCCTCTACTTCGCTCTGGCCGGGATCATGCGGCTGTTCCACTATCTCCACTATGGGCTCTCGCTCATCCTCGTCTTCATCGGCGTCAAGATGCTGATCGCCGAGTTCTACAAGGTGCCCATCGGCGTCGCCCTGGGGGTGATCGCCGCAGTCTTGACGGCCTCCGTCGTTGCCTCCCTCATCTGGCCGCAAGAGAAGGAGGAGACGCCCACTCCATCGATGCACGGTCGACATACGGTCGTACAGGTCTCCTCCGGCCAGGGGGAGTGA